A window of Diospyros lotus cultivar Yz01 chromosome 14, ASM1463336v1, whole genome shotgun sequence contains these coding sequences:
- the LOC127790445 gene encoding uncharacterized protein At3g17950, producing the protein MLDPANDLLPQPSSPTISSLSSSDLDTESTGSFFHDRSTTLGTLMGVTFPAIAFRPVVSQRREEGNAASSAGGEAPPASGGGGRRRPALVAVAERRRRRWWRLCRDDQSRRSSLAEFLEVERRFGDAAFFGATAELQGVVDQPRNGRLLFADGRVLPPPQVEETPPSTASGTLCRFPVSLTGICSGGVG; encoded by the exons aTGCTAGATCCAGCAAATGACTTGCTCCCGCAACCCTCTTCTCCAACAATCTCCTCACTTTCTTCGTCAGATCTGGACACTGAG TCGACGGGCTCGTTTTTCCATGATCGGAGCACCACGCTTGGGACTCTCATGGGGGTGACCTTCCCTGCAATTGCTTTCAGGCCAGTAGTCTCTCAGCGCCGGGAAGAAGGCAATGCTGCCTCCTCCGCCGGCGGTGAAGCCCCCCCTGCCTCCGGCGGCGGCGGAAGGCGAAGGCCGGCGCTGGTGGCTGTGGCTGAGCGCCGGAGGCGGAGGTGGTGGAGGCTCTGCAGGGATGACCAATCGAGGCGGTCGTCGCTGGCCGAGTTCCTCGAGGTCGAGCGGAGGTTCGGCGACGCAGCTTTTTTCGGTGCGACTGCGGAGCTTCAAGGAGTAGTAGATCAGCCGCGGAATGGGCGGCTGTTGTTCGCCGACGGGAGGGTCTTGCCGCCACCACAAGTTGAGGAGACGCCGCCGTCTACGGCCTCAGGGACTCTCTGTAGATTCCCGGTGTCGCTTACCGGGATCTGCAGCGGTGGTGTCGGATAA